TGACGAAAATATGCTATACTTTTTGTCACACCATATGCTAGTTCTATGGGGTTAGCATCACGCATGAGTTACGTATGAAGGCGTTAAACATGTCTTTTATCTCTTGTTCCAAATCCTTGGGTATTACTTATTTTTTTATTTCATGTATTTTTCTGCTAGCCATTAACTCAAGTTTAAATAAACATTCCTGTATACTTAGGTCATTACAAGGTCAAGTAGAGAGTGCTAATCAAGTTTACGTTATATGCTATTTCTATTTCTAGACATAAAGCAGGAAATTCATAGTTGAGCTGGACTTGCAATTCTAGTGTGTTTCCATGGCTCAATGTTATAGACTATCTGATGCTTTCTTTAATGCTGGAATGCTTTATCCCCAAACGTTTTAAGAAATGATACTAACTATCACATAATGACTAAAATAACAAAAAGCAAGGTATTGCCAATGGCTGCGATCTTTACAGTCGCTATCCTGGCGCTGGGAGTGTTCGCAGTCGGCAACATCGATGATGCCGAAGCCTCGTTCTACAAGAAGAAGAAAAAACCAAGCATAGTGCAGATAATATATCAGGAAAATGACTGCAAGAATACCGCCTTTGGCGGAACACTTAATCAGCAATTAAATTGTGCCAATGCTGGAGTGAATCAGGTTTCAACGGGCGGTTACGGTGGCGGTGACAACAAGGCCGAGATAAAGATAGATCAAGAAAACAAGAATGAGAACTAAGAAAAGAAAACTGAAATAGATGACAAGGAAAAGGATCTGTCACAAAAAATCCAGCATGACTGGAACAGACGACCAAATCACCATCCCACTTTTTTTATTTGCTAGGCATACATTGACCATCAATTGAATGCTTTAGATCTAATCCGTTAAAAAGCAAACGGCTGTATTGAACAATATAGGAAAGGCTATTCTTTAGTTGATACTACAAGAGGTAAGCAATTCCTGGTTGTACTGTACGTCTAATATCTTTATACAATGGATGAAACTGTCACTCAAATTTTAGCTTGTACCGCGACGCTTGCTGATTTCCAGTATGCCATTGTACAGTTTAAGGAACTCCATACCCATCTCATCTATCACATAGTAAGACGGGTCTTCGTCAAGTTTCTTTATTAGCCCCATCTTTAAAAGAGAATCCAAGTACTTGTTCGTCTCACGCAGGTCCAATCTGGCCCTGTAAGCTACGTGAGTTTTCTTCAATGGGCCATCTTCGGCTAGGCATGCCAATATAGATCCAAAGATATCCAGACCGCCTCTTCTGCCCCAGCGCATAAACGATCATGAAAGATTGATCATATAAGATTATTGGACTATTTTCTGGCATCTTAGTTATGGAAAAAGTGGAAAAATTTTATGGAAATAATTACCTCAAAATATAGAAAATATTTCAAATTTTTCTTCACCACTTTATTAATCCCAAAATGTATTCGGACATTGTTGAAGATATTCGTAAGCAGGGTAATAACTTGTAATTCCTTGGATGCTCATCAGCTTTCAAACTTTATGGAAAGTAGAATATGATTTACAGAAATAGATCGCGATACAGGAGCAAGTTAACAATAATGTTAAAGATCCTCAGCATAGCTAGAGTTCCAGTAAGGAGGTCGTATATACTTACCAGGGCAAATCTTAATTCAAGCCGATTAGCCTCATATCTTGACACACTTATAGCGGATGGGCTCATTGAACCAATAGAATCTCCATTCAAGGGCTACCTGATAACGAGCAAAGGGTTAGAACTGCTCGCAAAGTATGAATCGATCACAGATTAGAAATTCGTATTTTTAGTTGGCAAAGCTATAGAAGATATCTTGACCGTTCCTTCAACGCATACGATTTGATCCTGATAGCAACGAGTTTGCAGAAGTTCATATTGGTGCATTAGTCTCTAGCATGTAAATTGCTTATGCAAAATGGCAGAAACGAGTTTACTTAACATAGGCTAAAAAATGAGTTGGTGAAGCTATGCTACGGATTGAAGACCTTCCACTCGCATGCTTCCACTACAAATGGCCCTATCTTAGTGTCAACATCAACCTCTATCTCTACTAAGATTACACACCTAAGCGAGTCTACTGTCCTCTTCGTTATTGTATTGCCATTTAGCTTGCTCAG
This genomic window from Nitrososphaerales archaeon contains:
- a CDS encoding winged helix-turn-helix domain-containing protein, which encodes MIYRNRSRYRSKLTIMLKILSIARVPVRRSYILTRANLNSSRLASYLDTLIADGLIEPIESPFKGYLITSKGLELLAKYESITD
- a CDS encoding winged helix-turn-helix domain-containing protein, which translates into the protein MRWGRRGGLDIFGSILACLAEDGPLKKTHVAYRARLDLRETNKYLDSLLKMGLIKKLDEDPSYYVIDEMGMEFLKLYNGILEISKRRGTS